A DNA window from Arachis duranensis cultivar V14167 chromosome 3, aradu.V14167.gnm2.J7QH, whole genome shotgun sequence contains the following coding sequences:
- the LOC127745561 gene encoding uncharacterized protein LOC127745561, with the protein MRVKVPRNFKSHDMNLYDRTTDPKHHLSNFKSRMYLADASDATRCKAFPTTLSKTAMKWRSENLYGTTWKGSTKRAWKFKTCHRGSYHGLVNGLRDGPFSQSISKRHPTSLSDVQERAEKYFNMEENARLREPSWRQRPPHSAKEKEREPKKKEEVGPDRPRRYHSYTPLKVSLVDVYREICNTERLSPSRPIKNKKGGSRGDYCEYHKMYGHSTNDCYDLKNVIERLAREGRLDRYLMERSDNHGKRKRDDEDKRDPPPQTPERHKHMISGGFAGGGLTKSSRKRHLKRVYQVGNESTDLPTISFTKEDGQGIMLGHDDPVVITMILANANLHRTLVDQGSSADILFKPAFDKLGLDERELKAYPDTLYSWGEELKRFKSEKRKEKNTNIGASLDGDLKQRLIKLLQDNSDLFAWKASDMPGIDPQLMSHKLSVYPRSRPVQQRRRKLRTERAQVVEEQVQALLEADFIQEVKYPAWLANVVLLKK; encoded by the exons atgagggtaAAAGTTCCAAGAAACTTCAAAAGCCATGATATGAACCTCTATGACAGAACTACAGACCCGAAGCATCATttaagcaatttcaaaagtcggatgtatctgGCTGATGCTTCTGATGCGACTCGctgcaaagctttcccgaccaccCTGTCAAAaacagcgatgaagtg gaggtcggagaacctCTACGGGactacatggaaaggttcaacgaAGCGTGCTTGGAAATTCAAGACCTGCCACAGAGGCAGTTATCATGGGCTAGTAAATGGACTTAGAGATGGCCCCTTCTCTCAGTCCATATCAAAAAGGCACCCCACCTCTTTGAGTGATGTACAAGAGAGAGCAGAAAAGTActtcaacatggaggaaaatgccaGATTACGGGAGCCAAGCTGGCGACAAAGGCCCCCTCACTCagcaaaagagaaagaaagggagcccaagaaaaaagaggaggtcGGTCCCGATAGGCCGAGGAGATATCACTCCTATACTCCTCTAAAAGTTTCCCTAGTAGACGTATACAGAGAAATCTGTAATACTGAAAGATTGTCGCCCTCTAGacccatcaaaaacaaaaagggaGGAAGCCGCGGTGActactgtgagtaccataagATGTATGGCCACTCAACAAATGATTGCTAcgaccttaaaaatgtgatagaaaggTTGGCCAGGGAAGGCCgacttgatagatatctcatggaaaggtcggacAATCATGGAAAAAGAAAGCGGGATGATGAGGACAAAAGAGACCCACCACCACAAACCCCCGAGAGACACAAACATATGATCTCTGGAGGATTCGCGGGAGGGGGACTCACTaagtcatctcgcaaaagacacctaAAGCGAGTTTATCAAGTCGGAAACGAGTCTACTGATCTCCCAACCATCTCGTTCACCAAAGAGGACGGGCAGGGGATCATGCTCGGGCATGACGACCCGGTGGTGATAACCATGATCTTGGCAAATGCCAACCTCCACAGAACCTTGGTGGACCAAGGGAGTTCGGCGGACATCCTCTTTAAGCCCGCATTCGACAAATTAGGGTTGGATGAAAGGGAGCTAAAAGCTTACCCGGACACCCTGTATAG CTGGGGAGAAGAACTGAAGAGGTTCAAATCggaaaagaggaaggaaaaaaatacCAACATAGGGGCCAGCCTAGACGGAGACTTGAAACAGAGGCTGATAAAGCTCCTGCAAGATAATTCTGATCTCTTCGCTTGGAAAGCTTCCGACATGCCAGGGATAGACCCTcagctcatgtcccacaagctTTCAGTATACCCCAGATCACGACCCGTACAGCAGCGCAGGCGCAAGCTCAGAACAGAACGAGCTCAGGTGGTGGAAGAGCAAGTTCAAGCCCTCTTGGAGGCCGACTTCATCCAAGAAGTCAAGTATCCGGCATGGCTAGCAAATGTAGTGCTACTcaaaaagtaa